The proteins below come from a single Candidatus Poribacteria bacterium genomic window:
- a CDS encoding HNH endonuclease has product MRIDDPLRVTVANRANERCEYCQYPEEFSPSHLQVDHILPQSANGPNELENLALACSHCNAHKATHQTGTDPLTRTVVRLFNPRVDDWTVHFFLNRETGEIDGRTPIGRATVKVLLMNADQPIRARRNLMILGFYETR; this is encoded by the coding sequence ATGCGTATAGATGATCCGTTGCGTGTTACGGTGGCAAACCGCGCAAATGAACGGTGCGAGTACTGCCAATACCCGGAGGAATTTTCTCCTTCTCACTTGCAAGTTGATCATATTCTGCCACAATCAGCAAATGGACCGAACGAACTCGAAAATCTGGCACTCGCCTGTTCACATTGTAACGCCCACAAAGCCACGCATCAAACAGGAACCGATCCACTGACAAGAACGGTTGTTAGACTTTTCAATCCCCGAGTTGACGATTGGACAGTTCATTTTTTCTTAAACCGCGAAACCGGTGAAATTGATGGGCGAACACCTATAGGTCGAGCAACAGTCAAAGTCCTCCTGATGAATGCTGATCAACCCATCCGAGCACGCCGAAATTTGATGATACTTGGGTTTTATGAGACTCGATAG
- the purQ gene encoding phosphoribosylformylglycinamidine synthase I, with protein sequence MATPKVLILRTAGTNCDAETETAFQLAGAETALVHIQHLISGKANLADYQILAIPGGFSYGDDIAAGILLAIEMRHKLTSTLNRFVADGKLILGICNGFQVLVRTGLLPGNDTLEMTQRATLAMNASAKFECRWVDLETQESPCVFTKDIKARVYLPVAHAEGRFTAPEDVLSEVEANNQVVFRYAESRYPNNPNGSDADIAGICDATGRIFGLMPHPERFLMKWNHPRWTRLSETQDTDSEEGDGLIIFKNAVNYVKSNL encoded by the coding sequence ATGGCAACACCAAAGGTACTCATTTTACGAACTGCAGGGACTAACTGCGATGCAGAGACAGAGACAGCGTTCCAACTCGCCGGGGCGGAGACAGCGTTAGTCCACATCCAACACCTCATATCTGGCAAAGCCAACCTCGCTGACTATCAGATCCTCGCTATCCCTGGTGGTTTCTCCTACGGCGATGATATTGCAGCCGGTATTTTATTAGCGATTGAGATGAGACACAAACTGACAAGTACGCTCAATCGGTTTGTCGCAGACGGTAAACTGATACTCGGTATATGCAATGGATTCCAAGTCCTCGTCCGGACAGGCTTATTGCCCGGGAACGACACCTTAGAAATGACACAACGAGCGACGTTAGCAATGAACGCCTCGGCAAAATTCGAGTGTCGGTGGGTAGATTTGGAAACGCAGGAAAGTCCGTGCGTCTTTACAAAAGATATCAAAGCCCGTGTCTATCTTCCCGTCGCGCATGCTGAGGGTCGGTTTACTGCTCCCGAAGATGTGCTGTCAGAAGTAGAAGCGAACAATCAGGTTGTGTTTCGATATGCCGAAAGCAGATACCCAAACAATCCGAACGGTTCTGATGCCGACATCGCTGGCATCTGCGATGCAACGGGTAGAATCTTCGGTTTGATGCCTCATCCGGAACGTTTCCTAATGAAATGGAATCACCCGCGCTGGACCCGGCTTTCAGAAACACAAGATACTGACTCTGAAGAGGGCGACGGACTGATCATCTTCAAAAACGCTGTTAATTACGTCAAATCGAACCTTTAA
- a CDS encoding phosphoenolpyruvate hydrolase family protein, producing the protein MPDYRRDQVLERLKTELDRDNHLLAVGAGTGITAKFAEQGGADLIVIYNSGRYRMSGFGSCAGLLAYGDANAIVMEMGEREVLPVVKETPVIAGVNGTDPTRRMSNFLKQVRDVGFDGVNNFPTVGVIDGTFRVTLEETGMGFYKEVETIGIAHEMDLFTIVYVFNPEESENMAKVGADVIIAHMGTTIGGTIGAETAFTLEDAAVRVQEICDAAQAINPDVICLAHGGPISKAPEAAFINEKTDTVGFVGASSIERFACEESIPRITASFKE; encoded by the coding sequence ATGCCAGATTATAGACGAGATCAGGTTTTAGAACGACTGAAAACAGAATTAGATAGAGACAATCATCTACTTGCTGTCGGTGCTGGGACGGGTATCACGGCAAAATTCGCTGAACAGGGTGGAGCAGACCTGATTGTAATTTACAACTCTGGTCGCTATCGGATGTCAGGGTTCGGATCCTGCGCTGGACTGTTGGCTTACGGCGATGCAAACGCCATCGTCATGGAGATGGGTGAACGCGAGGTCCTACCTGTTGTCAAAGAGACACCTGTCATCGCTGGGGTCAACGGCACAGATCCGACGCGCCGTATGAGCAATTTCCTCAAGCAGGTCCGCGATGTCGGCTTTGATGGTGTGAATAACTTTCCCACCGTTGGTGTGATTGACGGCACTTTTCGGGTGACGCTTGAAGAGACAGGAATGGGTTTCTATAAAGAAGTTGAGACGATCGGTATCGCCCATGAGATGGATCTCTTCACCATCGTCTATGTTTTCAACCCAGAAGAGTCTGAGAATATGGCAAAAGTCGGTGCGGATGTTATTATTGCCCACATGGGGACTACAATAGGTGGCACCATCGGTGCGGAAACAGCCTTCACGCTTGAAGATGCGGCGGTGCGTGTCCAAGAAATCTGTGACGCTGCACAAGCGATAAACCCGGATGTCATCTGCCTCGCACACGGCGGTCCCATCTCAAAGGCACCCGAGGCGGCGTTTATCAATGAAAAAACGGATACCGTCGGCTTCGTGGGTGCATCCAGCATTGAACGGTTTGCCTGTGAGGAAAGTATTCCACGGATTACAGCTTCGTTTAAGGAATAG
- a CDS encoding UvrD-helicase domain-containing protein, with translation MRLDRNQEKAVNHVTGPAIVIAGPGSGKTTVVTARILNLIQTHNISPSHILAIAFNRKAVEEMETRILRELTASETAQKPVIRTLHAFGKDIITENYKRAAFSHIPEIWSGQIDQIITDEQRQIERKAATTPVVIYKIESKKTGKCYIGQTTNPDRRRKEHFDHSSNDRLRQAIRSEGETQFRFQVLERVPGREANHREAHWIAFYRDQAGVFNRADPLRVEYSNQLILEMFCQHFGIVYEEHLDRHPDFKNLRERFNDIEDTVMRAKRQVVTGVFDPTTLDDPVAQAFAVKYETLKTEANAIDFEDMIIHAANLLETCPDLRQTYQDKYPYLLVDEFQDISPADFRLISLLSENLFAVGDDDQAIYSFRGGNSEIMQAFTKQRDVKKYEITRNYRSTSTIVEHARALIERNEPRIRKNLRAHNPMQQYIKIVETTPETVETTLLRELEPPKEIAILARTNDETERIQEMLINYPTPPEVTTIHKAKGREWEKVILIHNTLERRFPRRDSILTEERRVFYVAMTRAKEELVVLGGRCPFVPEFEEIPKNVGYYLRQFGYWRARRRMKKQEDIK, from the coding sequence ATGAGACTCGATAGAAACCAAGAAAAAGCCGTAAACCACGTCACGGGACCCGCTATCGTTATCGCAGGACCGGGCAGCGGCAAAACCACAGTCGTAACGGCACGAATTCTAAACCTCATCCAGACCCACAACATCTCACCTTCACATATTCTCGCTATTGCGTTCAATAGAAAAGCCGTTGAAGAGATGGAAACACGCATCTTGCGGGAACTCACGGCATCCGAAACCGCCCAAAAACCTGTCATCCGCACACTCCACGCCTTCGGTAAAGACATTATCACCGAAAACTATAAACGCGCAGCGTTTAGCCATATTCCTGAAATCTGGTCGGGACAGATTGATCAGATCATCACAGACGAGCAGAGACAGATTGAACGCAAAGCCGCCACTACCCCGGTCGTCATCTATAAAATAGAGAGCAAAAAGACCGGCAAATGCTATATTGGACAGACGACAAACCCAGATCGGCGGCGTAAGGAACACTTCGACCACTCCTCAAACGATAGACTCCGTCAAGCAATCCGATCTGAAGGTGAAACACAATTCCGTTTTCAGGTACTTGAACGGGTACCAGGACGAGAAGCGAACCATCGCGAAGCACACTGGATCGCTTTCTATAGAGACCAAGCGGGTGTGTTCAACCGTGCCGATCCGTTACGGGTGGAGTACAGCAACCAACTCATTCTTGAAATGTTTTGTCAGCATTTCGGCATCGTTTATGAGGAACATCTTGACAGACACCCAGACTTCAAAAATCTTCGCGAACGTTTCAACGATATAGAAGATACCGTTATGCGTGCGAAACGGCAGGTTGTTACAGGTGTTTTCGACCCAACCACACTCGACGACCCTGTGGCACAAGCATTTGCCGTAAAATACGAGACGCTCAAAACTGAAGCAAACGCTATAGATTTCGAGGATATGATCATCCACGCAGCGAACCTACTTGAGACCTGTCCTGACCTCCGCCAAACCTATCAAGACAAATACCCCTATCTGCTTGTTGACGAATTCCAAGACATTTCGCCAGCCGACTTTCGGCTGATTTCACTCCTATCAGAGAATCTTTTCGCTGTCGGTGATGATGACCAAGCGATCTACAGTTTTCGTGGAGGCAACTCCGAGATTATGCAGGCATTTACCAAGCAGCGGGATGTGAAAAAGTATGAAATCACACGCAATTATCGTTCCACGTCAACGATTGTTGAACACGCAAGAGCCTTGATTGAGCGAAACGAGCCGCGAATCCGTAAAAATCTCCGCGCCCATAACCCGATGCAACAGTACATAAAGATCGTGGAGACAACCCCAGAAACCGTAGAAACCACCTTACTACGCGAGTTGGAACCCCCGAAAGAAATCGCTATTCTCGCACGTACCAACGACGAAACCGAACGGATTCAGGAGATGCTTATCAACTATCCCACTCCACCTGAGGTAACGACAATCCACAAAGCGAAGGGTAGAGAATGGGAAAAAGTTATCCTTATCCACAATACATTGGAGCGTCGCTTTCCCCGTCGAGATAGTATACTTACAGAGGAACGGCGTGTTTTCTACGTTGCGATGACGCGTGCCAAAGAGGAACTCGTTGTGCTTGGTGGACGGTGTCCATTCGTGCCAGAGTTTGAGGAAATCCCTAAAAATGTTGGTTATTATCTCCGGCAGTTTGGCTATTGGCGAGCGCGAAGGCGAATGAAAAAACAAGAAGATATAAAATAG
- a CDS encoding site-specific DNA-methyltransferase yields the protein MQNLIIKGDNIKGLEYLLNERGLKGRIDLVYIDPPFATNSHFTITDERASTISSSRKGDVAYSDRLTGKQFIEFLRDRLLLLKELLSDEGSIYLHIDYKVGHYVKVMMDEVFGMNNFRNDITRIKCNPKNFQRIGYGNIKDLILFYSKSSKPIWNEPKEPYTPEDLVRLFPKVKKGRRYTTVPIHAPGETENGESSKAFKGLPPPKGRHWRTDVQTLEKWDEAGLIEWSSRGNPRKIIFADEQIGKRVQDIWEYKDPQSPTYPTEKNPDLLDRIIKTSSNPESMVLDCFCGSGTTLKSAHLLNRRWIGIDQSEQAIKATIGKLSAVDSLLSKYEFISLL from the coding sequence ATGCAGAATTTGATTATAAAAGGCGACAACATCAAAGGGCTTGAATATCTTCTGAATGAAAGAGGTCTAAAGGGCAGGATTGATTTGGTCTATATAGATCCGCCGTTTGCCACCAATAGCCATTTTACAATTACAGATGAAAGAGCATCTACGATAAGCAGTTCCCGAAAAGGTGATGTTGCTTATTCAGACAGATTGACCGGAAAACAATTTATTGAGTTTTTAAGAGACAGATTACTGTTGCTCAAAGAACTGCTGTCAGATGAAGGCTCTATTTATCTGCATATTGACTATAAAGTTGGGCATTATGTAAAGGTTATGATGGATGAAGTGTTTGGAATGAATAATTTCAGAAATGACATCACCAGGATAAAGTGTAACCCCAAAAATTTCCAGCGAATAGGATACGGAAATATAAAAGACCTGATCTTATTCTATTCTAAATCTTCAAAACCTATATGGAATGAACCGAAAGAGCCCTATACGCCAGAAGATTTAGTGCGATTATTTCCTAAAGTCAAAAAAGGAAGAAGGTATACTACAGTGCCGATTCATGCCCCGGGAGAGACAGAAAATGGTGAATCGAGCAAAGCATTCAAAGGATTACCTCCTCCGAAGGGACGGCATTGGCGAACAGATGTGCAGACCTTGGAAAAATGGGATGAGGCGGGTCTGATAGAGTGGTCATCGAGGGGAAACCCTAGAAAAATAATCTTTGCGGATGAGCAGATAGGTAAAAGGGTTCAAGATATTTGGGAGTATAAAGACCCCCAATCCCCAACCTATCCAACGGAAAAAAATCCAGACCTGTTAGACCGAATTATTAAAACTTCTTCTAATCCTGAAAGTATGGTTTTGGATTGTTTTTGTGGTTCAGGAACAACTCTGAAATCTGCACATCTGCTAAATAGAAGGTGGATAGGCATAGACCAATCAGAGCAGGCTATAAAAGCAACAATTGGCAAATTGAGTGCAGTTGACAGCCTACTCTCTAAATATGAGTTCATATCCTTGCTTTGA
- a CDS encoding restriction endonuclease: MNRWTQLSIEFANQRNYLDELFRVYPTIPEGIRDIDEDLWEQVEQSFQERDNTALLNALLKLDLFPIKDSYVAYLKRDKSAIGKNPNTVDRLCGRLYEMGLEKIYERSSKPKETNRQIGPLFRRWLNKGALGVQPISLEDFLASDDNAVLDASDAQMKDFAKEQLNYTRNKGLDFLARFNGKYVIGEAKFLTDFGGHQNAQFDDAIRVVETEVNAVSVAILDGVLYIRGRTKMYRAITQDLTQYNIMSALVLREFLYQL, translated from the coding sequence ATGAATCGTTGGACGCAGCTAAGTATTGAGTTTGCCAATCAGAGAAACTATCTAGATGAATTGTTTCGTGTTTATCCAACAATTCCCGAAGGAATTCGAGATATTGATGAAGATCTATGGGAACAAGTAGAACAGTCATTTCAGGAAAGAGACAATACCGCGCTGTTAAATGCATTACTCAAATTAGACTTGTTCCCAATAAAAGATTCCTATGTTGCGTATCTGAAAAGGGACAAGAGTGCAATAGGGAAAAACCCAAATACAGTTGATAGATTATGTGGTAGACTTTATGAAATGGGATTAGAGAAAATTTACGAACGTTCCTCTAAGCCGAAAGAAACAAATAGGCAAATTGGCCCCTTATTTAGACGCTGGTTAAACAAAGGGGCATTGGGCGTTCAACCCATTTCTCTTGAAGATTTTCTTGCGTCAGACGATAATGCTGTCTTGGATGCGAGCGACGCTCAAATGAAGGACTTTGCCAAAGAACAACTAAACTACACGCGCAACAAAGGATTAGATTTTCTCGCAAGATTTAACGGTAAATATGTAATCGGCGAAGCCAAATTTTTAACCGACTTCGGAGGGCATCAAAACGCGCAATTTGATGATGCAATACGTGTTGTCGAAACGGAGGTCAACGCTGTTTCGGTTGCCATTTTAGATGGAGTTCTCTATATCAGAGGGCGTACTAAAATGTATCGTGCGATTACCCAAGACTTAACCCAGTATAACATCATGAGTGCATTGGTTTTAAGAGAGTTTTTATATCAACTCTGA
- the purL gene encoding phosphoribosylformylglycinamidine synthase subunit PurL, translated as MSSTVKEIEILTADDAELMRISREGTLSLNLNEMKAIQTHFGTLGRNPTDVEIETIAQTWSEHCVHKTFKSIILYSEEEKEAEQIDGLFPTYIQRATEEIAKPWCVSVFSDNAGIIEFDDTFNLVFKVETHNHPSAIEPYGGAGTGIGGVIRDSLGTGLGAKPILNTDVFCFGMPDTPYAQLPKGTLHPKRVFKGVVAGVRDYGNRMGIPTANGAILFDTRYTANPLVFCGNVGLIPRNRCDKSVEPGDFVVAIGGQTGRDGIHGATFSSAELDDTSENLGSVVQIGNPIMEKKIVDALLQARDRNLYRSITDCGAGGFSSAVGEMGEHVGAEVHLERVSLKYEGLAPWEIWLSEAQERMVIAVPPENIDELIEICEAEVVEATVLGTFTDTHRLQVFYEGAIVADLEMEFLHNGLPKPVKQAVWSPPNHPDMASRDEEIENYTEDLKQLLASPNIASKESVIRQYDHGVQGGIVINPLVGVENDGPSDACVVTPVIGSRKGVIVANGINPKYSDVDPYLSAAAAIDEALRNIVAVGGTLEKTALLDNFCWGNPDKPDRLGELVRAAKACYDIAKAYGTPFISGKDSLYNEYSDTTTGEQRAIPSTLLISAICVMPNIQRAVTMDVKTPGNFIYVVGNTYAELGGSHYFGIHGFIGNNAPAIRPDEGKLTMERLSTAINNGLVRSCHDCSEGGIGVAAAEMAFAGGYGMSLNLSDVPIGDEITADDYLLFSESNSRFLVEIEPQHREAYEKYMAEIPIGCLGTVTDTPEFVITGKNNHRIIDTSIDTLKSAWQTPLHS; from the coding sequence ATGTCCAGTACGGTTAAAGAAATAGAGATCCTAACTGCTGATGATGCTGAACTGATGCGTATCAGCCGAGAAGGAACGCTGTCCCTGAACTTGAACGAGATGAAGGCGATCCAGACGCATTTCGGAACGTTAGGACGCAACCCAACCGACGTAGAAATAGAGACCATCGCCCAAACGTGGTCCGAGCATTGCGTTCACAAAACGTTTAAGAGCATCATCCTCTATTCCGAAGAGGAGAAAGAGGCGGAGCAGATTGACGGTTTGTTTCCCACCTACATCCAACGTGCAACGGAAGAGATAGCGAAGCCGTGGTGTGTCTCCGTCTTTTCAGACAACGCTGGCATCATCGAATTCGATGATACATTCAACCTCGTCTTCAAAGTAGAGACGCACAACCACCCATCGGCAATTGAACCCTACGGCGGTGCAGGTACTGGTATCGGGGGGGTCATTCGCGACTCACTCGGCACGGGACTTGGTGCAAAACCGATCCTGAATACGGATGTCTTCTGTTTCGGGATGCCGGATACGCCTTATGCACAACTGCCGAAAGGCACCCTTCATCCGAAACGTGTCTTTAAAGGGGTCGTCGCTGGCGTGCGCGACTACGGCAACCGGATGGGCATTCCGACAGCCAACGGTGCTATCCTCTTTGATACCCGTTATACCGCAAACCCACTTGTTTTCTGCGGAAATGTCGGCTTAATACCGAGAAACAGATGCGATAAATCCGTTGAACCTGGTGATTTTGTCGTCGCGATCGGCGGACAAACAGGACGCGATGGAATCCACGGTGCCACCTTCTCCTCCGCAGAACTCGACGATACCTCTGAAAACCTCGGCAGCGTTGTACAGATCGGCAATCCAATTATGGAGAAGAAGATCGTTGATGCTTTGCTACAAGCACGCGATCGCAACCTGTATCGCTCGATCACCGACTGTGGCGCTGGAGGGTTTTCCTCTGCTGTTGGTGAGATGGGGGAACATGTAGGCGCGGAGGTGCATCTGGAACGTGTCTCCCTGAAATATGAAGGACTCGCTCCCTGGGAAATCTGGCTGTCCGAAGCACAGGAACGCATGGTTATCGCTGTGCCACCTGAAAATATAGATGAACTCATAGAGATATGCGAAGCAGAAGTCGTTGAAGCCACCGTCCTCGGAACTTTCACAGACACACATCGGTTACAAGTGTTCTATGAAGGTGCGATAGTCGCCGACTTAGAGATGGAATTCTTGCACAACGGCTTACCGAAGCCTGTCAAGCAGGCAGTGTGGTCACCTCCAAATCACCCAGATATGGCATCGCGAGATGAAGAAATCGAAAACTATACTGAAGATCTCAAACAGCTTCTCGCAAGCCCAAACATTGCAAGCAAAGAATCCGTCATTCGGCAATACGACCACGGTGTCCAAGGCGGTATAGTGATCAATCCGCTTGTCGGCGTAGAAAATGACGGACCCAGCGATGCATGCGTCGTTACGCCTGTTATCGGAAGTCGAAAAGGTGTCATCGTCGCGAACGGTATCAACCCGAAATATAGCGATGTAGATCCCTATCTCAGTGCAGCGGCAGCGATCGATGAGGCACTGCGGAACATAGTTGCTGTCGGTGGAACGTTAGAAAAGACTGCGTTGTTAGATAATTTCTGTTGGGGAAACCCGGATAAACCCGACCGACTCGGCGAATTAGTCCGGGCGGCGAAAGCGTGCTACGACATCGCAAAGGCTTATGGAACTCCCTTTATCTCTGGTAAAGACAGCCTCTACAACGAATACAGCGACACCACTACCGGTGAACAACGCGCAATTCCATCAACACTGCTTATCTCCGCTATCTGCGTTATGCCTAACATTCAGCGCGCTGTCACAATGGATGTAAAAACGCCCGGCAATTTCATCTATGTCGTCGGCAACACTTACGCCGAATTGGGGGGATCGCACTACTTCGGTATCCACGGATTCATCGGAAACAACGCACCTGCCATCCGTCCCGATGAAGGTAAACTAACGATGGAACGCCTCAGCACTGCTATCAACAACGGATTGGTGCGTTCTTGCCATGACTGTTCCGAAGGCGGTATCGGTGTCGCTGCAGCGGAGATGGCATTCGCAGGTGGATACGGAATGTCCCTAAATCTCAGCGATGTCCCCATAGGTGATGAGATTACCGCTGACGACTATCTCTTGTTTTCTGAATCAAACAGTCGTTTCCTTGTAGAGATTGAGCCGCAACACCGCGAGGCTTACGAAAAGTACATGGCGGAAATACCGATAGGCTGTCTCGGCACCGTTACAGACACACCAGAATTTGTCATCACAGGAAAGAACAACCACCGAATAATTGACACCTCAATTGATACTCTCAAATCCGCATGGCAAACACCGTTGCATTCGTAA